One genomic region from Paludisphaera rhizosphaerae encodes:
- a CDS encoding hybrid sensor histidine kinase/response regulator → MLSALVVVLASWLCGAVPALLALGVMLAGFSWASSTLMESSTTVGMSLYALGAAAITWLGARMRSSLMGSETARWAATVEGERLLGEQAALLETAEAQSRRLEELLGELREKNAFLMAILSQAPSGVLVVEAGTSRLILSNAEADRISRGRLRPAEPIEGALRASDRIAAFRSDGTRYAPEEWPLIRSVQTGEAVCGEEIEIAFPDGERRRLLVRSGPAVDETGRMIAAVAVFDDVTERRAAEDALAESERRFRQLAELIPQVVYITRPDDTIAFLNRRWFEYTGASSDHVDIKDAWLESIHPDDRARVLSARARSKDQGEPTEVEYRVRGRDGSYRWFLGRSKWMRDEAGALWQRFGTATDIDDRRRAEQGARFLADAGGRLAEVADAETTLREIARLAVPQFADWCAVDVLEQGGELRRVAVAHEDDPTGFAEVVSHRYRLRPDTPEGLYEVIRNGRPSLVPEVGEVHLRAAAQNEEHLKALRAFQPKSYLCVPMNGRDGVLGAISFTITRSGRRYDRADLELAVDLAGRAGIALENGMLYDRLREDDRRKTDFLATLAHELRNPMAAINNATQLLRRPGATENDLDWAGGVVERQVQHLVHLVDGLLDVSRLTRGRLVLKLEPTSLSAVVASGIETSRSTLEARRQTLRVDLPTEPVSLVVDPTRIAQAVACLLENASKFSEVGESIELHVAVVDGKAEIRVADRGVGLDPKHFAHLFEPFIHFAPVLERAKGGLGIGLALVKGIVELHGGAVEARSEGIGRGSEFILRLPLPVVETRPAARRTAGPGRRVLVVDDSPESRKSLGGVVSRSRCEFYEARDGRRALSLAAEVRPDFAVVDVDLPDMSGYELAEAVRREPWGRDVVLVAVTGWGRRNDRKRSVEAGFDHHLVKPVDFDALAQILGEPPATST, encoded by the coding sequence TTGCTCTCAGCGCTCGTGGTGGTTCTGGCATCGTGGCTTTGCGGGGCCGTTCCTGCCTTGCTGGCCCTGGGGGTGATGCTCGCGGGGTTCTCCTGGGCTTCATCGACGCTGATGGAATCGTCCACGACGGTGGGGATGAGCCTGTACGCGTTGGGGGCCGCCGCGATCACCTGGCTTGGGGCGAGGATGCGGTCGTCCCTCATGGGCTCGGAGACGGCTCGGTGGGCTGCGACGGTCGAGGGGGAGCGATTGCTCGGCGAACAGGCCGCCCTGCTGGAGACGGCCGAGGCTCAATCGCGGCGCCTGGAGGAGTTGCTGGGAGAACTTCGCGAGAAGAACGCCTTCCTCATGGCGATCCTCAGCCAGGCGCCGTCGGGCGTCCTGGTGGTTGAGGCGGGAACCTCGCGTTTGATCCTGAGCAACGCCGAGGCTGATCGCATCAGCCGAGGGCGGCTCCGTCCCGCCGAACCGATTGAAGGGGCTCTTCGCGCGTCCGACCGGATCGCCGCCTTCCGCTCGGACGGCACGCGATACGCCCCCGAAGAGTGGCCGCTGATCCGGTCCGTGCAAACCGGCGAGGCCGTCTGCGGCGAGGAGATCGAGATCGCTTTCCCCGACGGCGAACGTCGGCGGCTCCTTGTTCGATCTGGTCCGGCGGTCGATGAGACTGGCCGCATGATCGCCGCGGTCGCCGTCTTCGACGACGTCACCGAACGTCGAGCCGCGGAGGATGCGCTGGCCGAGAGCGAGCGCCGGTTCCGCCAACTCGCCGAGCTCATCCCTCAGGTCGTCTACATCACCAGGCCCGACGACACCATCGCGTTCCTGAACCGCCGCTGGTTCGAGTACACCGGCGCGTCAAGCGACCACGTCGACATCAAGGACGCCTGGCTCGAATCAATCCATCCCGATGATCGAGCCCGTGTCCTGTCGGCCCGCGCCCGCTCCAAGGACCAGGGCGAGCCGACCGAGGTTGAGTATCGGGTCCGTGGACGCGATGGCTCGTATCGATGGTTCCTGGGACGGTCCAAGTGGATGCGAGACGAAGCCGGAGCGCTCTGGCAGCGGTTCGGCACCGCGACCGACATTGACGATCGTCGTCGCGCCGAGCAAGGGGCGCGGTTCCTGGCCGATGCCGGCGGTCGATTGGCTGAAGTGGCCGACGCCGAAACCACGCTTCGCGAGATCGCCCGCCTGGCCGTCCCCCAGTTCGCCGACTGGTGCGCCGTCGACGTGCTGGAGCAGGGGGGGGAGTTGCGCCGGGTCGCCGTGGCTCACGAAGACGACCCGACTGGTTTCGCCGAGGTGGTGTCGCATCGGTATCGTCTTCGACCCGACACTCCCGAAGGACTTTACGAGGTCATTCGGAACGGCCGCCCCTCGCTGGTTCCCGAGGTCGGCGAGGTACACCTCCGCGCCGCCGCCCAGAACGAGGAGCATCTGAAGGCGCTGCGAGCCTTTCAACCGAAGTCCTATCTGTGCGTTCCCATGAACGGTCGCGACGGCGTCCTCGGCGCGATCTCGTTCACCATCACCCGCTCCGGACGTCGTTACGATCGCGCCGACCTTGAACTGGCCGTCGACCTGGCCGGCCGGGCTGGGATCGCTCTGGAGAACGGCATGCTGTACGACCGGCTTCGCGAGGACGACCGTCGCAAGACGGACTTCCTGGCGACGCTGGCTCACGAGTTGCGCAATCCGATGGCGGCGATCAACAACGCCACGCAACTCCTCCGCCGCCCTGGAGCGACGGAGAACGATCTGGACTGGGCCGGCGGCGTCGTCGAGCGGCAGGTCCAACATCTGGTCCATCTGGTGGATGGGTTGCTGGACGTCTCGCGGCTGACTCGCGGCCGACTCGTACTGAAGCTGGAGCCGACCTCTCTATCCGCCGTCGTCGCCTCGGGGATTGAGACCAGTCGGTCGACTCTGGAAGCCCGTCGCCAGACACTGCGGGTCGACCTTCCCACCGAACCCGTTTCGCTCGTCGTCGACCCGACGCGAATCGCTCAGGCTGTAGCCTGTCTGTTGGAGAACGCCTCCAAGTTCTCCGAGGTCGGCGAGTCCATCGAACTCCACGTCGCCGTGGTCGACGGCAAGGCGGAGATCCGCGTGGCGGACCGAGGCGTCGGCCTTGACCCCAAGCACTTCGCTCACCTGTTCGAGCCGTTCATCCACTTCGCTCCGGTTCTGGAACGCGCGAAGGGCGGATTGGGCATCGGCCTGGCCCTCGTGAAAGGAATCGTCGAACTGCATGGGGGAGCCGTCGAGGCGCGCAGCGAAGGGATCGGCCGGGGAAGCGAGTTCATCCTCCGGCTCCCGCTCCCCGTCGTTGAAACTCGTCCGGCTGCCCGCCGAACTGCGGGGCCTGGTCGGCGAGTTCTGGTGGTCGACGACTCGCCCGAATCCCGGAAATCGCTGGGAGGGGTCGTGAGTCGAAGCCGCTGCGAGTTTTACGAAGCCCGCGACGGCCGCCGCGCCCTCTCGCTGGCCGCCGAGGTCCGGCCCGACTTCGCGGTCGTCGACGTCGACCTGCCCGATATGTCCGGCTATGAACTCGCCGAGGCCGTCCGTCGCGAGCCCTGGGGCCGCGACGTCGTGCTCGTCGCCGTCACGGGATGGGGCCGGCGAAACGATCGCAAGCGGTCGGTCGAGGCCGGATTCGACCACCACCTCGTCAAGCCGGTCGATTTCGACGCACTCGCCCAGATCCTCGGGGAGCCGCCTGCGACGAGCACCTGA
- a CDS encoding family 43 glycosylhydrolase gives MMRTPRNSTLAWFVAASAMALASPVLGSEPAKITPGAIWPDDRGQHIQAHGGGVVKHGDAYYWFGEDRSRDLPRDLRAVACYSSTDLVHWTFRSRAFQMSTGHEATPPIANRPKGFPDWRLVLERPKVFPNARTGKFVMYMHLDGAEEPGGPNYRQARVGVAVADKIEGPYSFVTHFRPLKHESRDIGQFIDDDGTAYLIYEDRPVGFHIAKLSDDYLTVLEDVTTIKAPIEGGALVHYDGLYYMIGSWLTGWTPNNNVYATSKSLAGPWTKFKDVAPPESNTFNSQSTMMLKVVGTKTTTVIFMADMWKPEAQWDSRYLWMPMEIGDGKLQLPEPRPWTLDVATGEAVIDHNAPAMPYKTGKPHRVVSTDE, from the coding sequence ATGATGAGAACGCCGCGAAATTCAACCCTTGCATGGTTCGTCGCCGCGAGTGCAATGGCCCTCGCCAGCCCGGTCCTCGGAAGCGAGCCGGCGAAGATCACCCCCGGGGCGATCTGGCCGGACGATCGGGGCCAACACATCCAGGCTCACGGAGGAGGCGTCGTCAAACATGGGGACGCCTATTACTGGTTCGGCGAGGATCGCTCGCGCGACCTGCCCCGCGACCTCCGCGCGGTGGCCTGTTACTCCTCGACCGACCTGGTCCACTGGACGTTCCGCTCCCGGGCGTTCCAGATGTCCACCGGGCATGAGGCGACTCCGCCGATCGCCAACCGTCCGAAAGGGTTTCCCGACTGGCGGCTGGTCCTCGAGCGACCCAAAGTCTTCCCCAACGCGCGGACCGGGAAGTTCGTGATGTACATGCACCTGGACGGCGCCGAGGAGCCCGGCGGCCCCAATTACCGGCAGGCGCGGGTGGGCGTCGCGGTCGCCGACAAGATCGAGGGCCCCTACTCGTTCGTCACCCACTTCCGGCCGCTCAAGCATGAGTCGCGAGACATCGGCCAGTTCATCGACGACGACGGCACTGCGTACCTCATCTACGAGGACAGGCCGGTCGGCTTCCATATCGCAAAGCTGTCGGACGACTACCTCACCGTGCTCGAGGACGTCACCACGATCAAGGCGCCGATCGAAGGCGGTGCGCTGGTCCACTACGACGGCCTGTATTACATGATCGGCTCGTGGCTGACGGGGTGGACGCCCAACAACAACGTCTATGCCACGTCCAAGTCGCTGGCGGGCCCCTGGACGAAGTTCAAGGACGTCGCCCCTCCCGAATCGAACACGTTCAACTCCCAATCCACCATGATGCTCAAGGTGGTGGGGACCAAAACCACCACTGTGATCTTCATGGCCGACATGTGGAAGCCTGAGGCTCAGTGGGACTCCCGCTACCTCTGGATGCCCATGGAGATCGGCGATGGAAAGCTGCAACTCCCCGAGCCTCGCCCCTGGACCCTGGACGTCGCCACAGGCGAAGCCGTCATCGATCACAACGCGCCTGCGATGCCGTACAAAACCGGCAAGCCCCATCGCGTGGTCTCGACCGACGAGTAA